Proteins co-encoded in one Arenicella xantha genomic window:
- a CDS encoding glycerophosphodiester phosphodiesterase family protein gives MNADVELTGPAPVLVAHRGYSGRYPENTLLAYEAAYEHGARYMELDLQMTSDHVPILHHDASLLRMAGVDLDVRETKLKQIKAMHAAYAARFDSEFDDNCFTTFKKYSKWMAKHPDVTTFIEIKQESIDRVGVPLFMDEVDKQIIRANIESQCVIISFNPEVLNYTRNISSLRTGWVLPAWNDRNKQLLGELKPDFVFCDKDILPQNDAEIWPGSWQWAVYNLDDVASAIAMANRGISFIETNQIGALMRHDALSNRRQN, from the coding sequence ATGAATGCTGATGTAGAATTAACGGGGCCAGCACCGGTGCTGGTGGCACATCGAGGGTACTCTGGGCGGTATCCGGAGAATACTTTGCTTGCGTATGAGGCGGCCTATGAACATGGGGCGCGCTACATGGAGCTTGATCTTCAGATGACTTCGGATCACGTGCCGATACTCCACCATGATGCCAGCTTACTTAGAATGGCTGGTGTCGATTTGGATGTGCGTGAAACCAAGTTAAAACAAATCAAAGCGATGCACGCGGCGTATGCTGCACGATTTGATAGCGAATTTGATGATAATTGCTTTACCACTTTCAAGAAGTACAGCAAGTGGATGGCGAAGCATCCTGATGTAACAACTTTTATCGAAATCAAACAGGAATCGATCGATCGTGTCGGGGTTCCGCTCTTCATGGATGAAGTGGATAAACAAATAATCCGCGCCAACATTGAGTCACAGTGTGTGATTATTTCGTTTAATCCAGAGGTGTTGAACTATACGCGCAACATTTCGTCGTTAAGAACCGGTTGGGTATTGCCCGCATGGAATGATCGGAATAAGCAATTACTTGGTGAGCTTAAACCCGACTTTGTATTTTGTGACAAAGATATTTTACCGCAAAATGATGCTGAAATATGGCCTGGTAGCTGGCAGTGGGCGGTGTATAACTTAGATGACGTGGCTTCAGCTATTGCGATGGCGAACCGTGGTATTTCGTTTATTGAAACGAATCAAATTGGCGCATTGATGCGGCACGATGCCTTGTCGAATCGACGCCAGAATTAG